The following DNA comes from Falco peregrinus isolate bFalPer1 chromosome 12 unlocalized genomic scaffold, bFalPer1.pri SUPER_12_unloc_1, whole genome shotgun sequence.
TGCTACCCTGGCTCATGGAGATGCCGCATCCCTCACCCCAGGGGCAGCCCCACGGCCAGtgccccccctcccagccctgccccccaccctctCTCCATgacccttccccctccctcaaACCCCAGCTAGATTCATCCCCCAAAATTCCACCTCTGCGCTCCAGCCGGGAGCTTGGCGATGGAGATGGATGGGCTGGGATaaatctttggggaaaaaaaacctcacgGGGGGACGAGCCCTGGCACGAGGACCCTGCCACCCACTGCCACCCAGAGCCCTTGGTCACCTCCCCGCATCCCTCCCCCTGGGGCACCCCCGCATGGGGGCAGGGACTGGGGAGGGGGATcgcagggatgctgcagtgcagctgtggTTGAGGCACGGTTGGTCCATGCCTCccactggggaggaaaaaagaaaaaagaaataaaaaaaacaccaacccaaCAGGCTTTTCCTTTGCGCCGCTATTTATTCGGCTccgaaagaaaaaaaaaaaaaaggggggtggtggaaaaaaaataataacccaGGGCACTTAATAACCTTAAGCCTGTCTCCCTACCCGAAATCACTCATCCTGCAGGCTGGGTTTTTCCAGCTTATTGAAATTCTTGGGAACGCTCAGCCCTAACGGGAGGCGAATTTGTTATTCAGCACCGATCCTggctggggatggagcaggatggagaaggggggtggggggcacaaCGCCTGAGCTGGAGGGTGGTGATGGCTGCGGCTCCTTtggtgctaaaaaaaaatattccataatATTTCCGATATTCTCAATACCTGGGATGCCCAGATCCTGAGCGTGCCCCTCCAAAAGTGGGCTCTGTGCCCAGCGCCCAGCAGCGTGGGATGGTGGGACCCCCACCTTCCCCCTCATCTTGAGCCTGGAGAAGCATCTCCTGGCTCGGTGGGTACCAGCCTGATCGTTAATAACTGGCTTCGCCATTAAAACATCAACAAAGCCGCCCCCGTGCCTGCCCCAGCACTAATCATGTTCCTGCCGAGCTGTGGCGTGTTTGCAGCCCGGCACGACCCGCTGGGGACTTTCCTCCCAAGGAAAAACCAGCGGGAGCTCCATAATTGAGGATTATTTATGGAAAGGGAAGCGGTAACGCAGCCGGAGCATCGGCGCTAAAATAAGCcgtgaaaataaaaaaaaaccctgggaGTCgagcctgcagccccctgccctggggatgctctGCCCACGCCGGGGCTTGGGGATggtgggtgctgccctgggtgGGTGTGCGGACCCCTGACTGGGGATGGTTGAGGGGCTTGGGGATggtgggtgctgccctgggtgGGTGTGCGGACCCCTGACTGGGGATGGTTGAGGGGCTTGGGGATggtgggtgctgccctgggtgGGTGTGCGGACCCCTGACTGGGGATGGTTGAGGGGCTTGGGGATggtgggtgctgccctgggtgGGTGTGCGGACCCCTGACTGGGGACGGTTGGGGGCTTGGGGATggtgggtgctgccctgggtgGGTGTGCGGACCCCTCGCTGGGGACGGTTGGGGGCTTGGGGATggtgggtgctgccctgggtgGGTGTGCGGACCCCTGACTGGGGATGGTTGAGGGGCTTGGGGATggtgggtgctgccctgggtgGGTGTGCGGACCCCTCGCTGGGGATGGTTGGGGGCTTGGGGATggtgggtgctgccctgggtgGGTGTGCGGACCCCTGACTGGGGATGGTTGAGGGGCTTGGGGATggtgggtgctgccctgggtgGGTGTGCAGACCCCTCGCTGGGGATGGTTGGGGGCTTGGGGATggtgggtgctgccctgggtgGGTGTGCGGACCCCTCGCTGGGAATGGTTGGGGGCTTGGGGATggtgggtgctgccctgggtgGGTGTGCGGACCCCTCGCTGGGGATGGTTGGGGGCTTGGGGATggtgggtgctgccctgggtgGGTGTGCGGACCCCTCGCTGGGAATGGTTGGGGGCTTGGGGATggtgggtgctgccctgggtgGGTGTGCGGACCCCTGACTGGGGATGGTTGAGGGGCTTGGGGATggtgggtgctgccctgggtgGGTGTGCGGACCCCTGACTGGGAATGGTTGGGGGCTTGGGGATggtgggtgctgccctgggtgGGTGTGCGGACCCCTGACTGGGGATGGTTGAGGGGCTTGGGGATggtgggtgctgccctgggtgGGTGTGCGGACCCCTCGCTGGGGATGGTTGGGGGCTTGGGGATggtgggtgctgccctgggtgGGTGTGCGGACCCCTGACTGGGGATGGTTGAGGGGCTTGGGGATggtgggtgctgccctgggtgGGTGTGCAGACCCCTCGCTGGGGATGGTTGGGGGCTTGGGGATggtgggtgctgccctgggtgGGTGTGCGGACCCCTCGCTGGGGATGGTTGGGGGCTTGGGGATggtgggtgctgccctgggtggggggagctggggggtctTCCCCAGGGCCAAAGGGCTGCTGGTGGAGGATGCTGCGGTGAAGCCTCCTCCCAGCATCCGTGGTTTCTCGGCGGGGGAGGACCAACCGCCATACAGACAGCTATAATGTGTGGGGACATCTTACCCATAACATACAGCAATTAGCTATAAAATATAGAAATCTTATCTGTAACACGTACCTATTAGCTGTAAAATATAGAAATCTTACCTATAAATATATAGCTATTAgctataaaatacagaaatcttATCTGTAACACATAGCTATTAAATATAGAAATCTTCGCTATAATACATAGCTATGAGCTATATATAATCTGAACTATTATTAGAGAAATCTTATTTATAATATACAGCTATTAGCTCTTAAACATAGAAATCTTACCCCTAATACTCAGATACTTTAAATATAGAGTTCTTGTCTGTGATATGTTCCTATCAGCTATAAAACATAGAAATTTTACCTATAATATATGGCTATTTGCTATTACATATAGAATTTTTGTCTGTAATATGGAGCTATTAGCTATTACATATAAAAATCTTGTTTATAATATGTACCTATAAGCtacaaaatatagaaatattGTCTATAAGATATACCTATTGGCTATAATATATAGAAATCTTATCTATGATACAGCTATTAGCTATAAAATATGGGAATCTTGTCTATAATATGTACCTATTAGCTATAACGTGTAGATATCTTGTCTGTAAGATATACCTGTATCTTATATATACCTATATTCTATAATATATAGAAATCTTATCTATGATACAGCTATTAGGTATAAAATATAGAAACCTTGTCTATAAGGTATACCTGTTAGCTGTAACATATAGAAATCTTATCTAAGATACAGCTGTTAGCTACAATATGTACCTATGAGCTATAAAATATAGAAATCTCGTCTATAATATATAGCTATTAGCTATAATATAGAGGAATCTTATTTATGATACAGCTATTAGCTAACATATAGAAATCTTACCTATGATACAGCTATTAGCTATGAAATATAGAAATTTTATCTATAATGTATACCCATTAGCGATAAAATATAGCAATCTAATCTATAAACCCCAGCTGCTAGCTATAACCTATAGCAATCGCATCTATAGGTACCTATTAGCGATAATTAATAGGTGGAATAATGTAGAGAGATCCTGTCTATATCTTATCTACGGCTGAGCATCCCCTCCCCCACAGTGCAGCcgtggggacagggacccccaagagttgggggggaggggcgggcagtgtcccccctcccccaccctggGGCTGCAATTCccactttaatattaaaaatcaatCTTTGGAGGGAGtaggggggattttttttttttattatttattgggATTTTTCCCACCCTATTTACTCCTCAAGGAAATTAATCTCGGAGGATCCTGGGGGATgctccacccccccaccccccaatcaCGAAAACTAATTTCCCTTCATCTTTAATTAATTAGCTCACGCTAACGAAAGCATCGCATTTCCATGACAACCCAGGATTCCAGAGCCCAGCCCGGTACCACAGCAATAATCGGAAATTAAACTAATAAATAATAGATGCTCACCATTAATGAACTAATTGTAAAtggagattaattttttttttaattaaaaaaaaaaatcaactttttcTCACGGCGAAGCCATTAGCACTCGCCTGGAAGCAGAATTAAATCAGGGAACAGTAATCGATTCCTTTTTATTAGCaaatagagggaaaaaaaaaggatttatcAGTTTATTggtaaaataacaaacaaaaaaatcacctggGAGGACAAcgcccctcccccaccccctctgAAACTCTGCTTCAAATCCCACACCAATGTCCTGGAATTAAATTTATAAGGGATATAAATTTATAATGGCTTAACGGGCTACACAGATGGAATATATACAGCTAATGGAATTTTCCCAACCagtgatgatttatttttttatttattttatttttttatggcaAAGTAGGCGACTATACAGCACaatggcaaaataaattaaatatgtatgtgaaataaattaattatggATAGGAAATAGCCAGGGGTGAGGAGCCCCTGCTCTGTCACGGccctggggggagggggatgctcGGTGCCAGGAGGGGCCAAATCCTGCCGGGATGCACCCGGGTGCgcagcagccccttcccaaGGCGCAGCCAGAAAGCACCGCGATGTCAAGGAATTTATGTAAATGAGGTTAATTTATGTTTCTGTGGCGGAATGAGCTGGGCTGAGCCTGTCCTGCCACCTCCTTTTGTGCGGGGGaggacgggggggggggctggagaaggaaggaaaaggaagggggggaaattaagaaatacaataaaaatttaaaaaatcctcccaaaataaaaaaaatccaaaatatgttaaaagttttaaaaattaaacattaaaaacgtttccaaaataaaaatttaaaaaatcccccCAAATCTGCTCAAAAATAGtcccccaaaataaaattttttaaaaaatcaagaaataaatattaagtaaataaaaatgaaaaattcccCCAAAACCTGcccccaaataaaaataaaaaaaatgaaaaaataaaaaatataaaaaaataacatcccccccaaaaaaataatctcccccaaattaaaaaagcaccaaaaatatttaaagaataaaaaaattaaaatattttaaaaaaattaaatctaaacacacacaccccccaaaaaaaaataaattctgcaggGCACGTagcagggatgctgggctggCACTGGATGCATCCTGCTGGTGCTCAGCCCTGTCCAAGGAATGcccatccagcccagcagcaccctgctgaGCACCCCAGATTCtatccagcccagcagcacccagctgagCACCCCAACTGTTACCcaacccagcaccctgctgagcaccccagctcctctccacCCAGCCCAGAagagcccagcaccctgctgagCACCCCGGATTTTATccatcccagcaccctgctgagCACCCCGGATTTTATccatcccagcaccctgctgagCACCCCGGATTTTATCCATCCCAGCAGGGCCCAGCTGAGcaccccagctcctctccatccctctcagcagagcccagcaccctgctaAGCACCCCAGATTTTATCCATCCCAGCAGGGCCCAGGTGAGCACCCCAGATTTTATCCATCCCCCTTAGCagagcccagcaccctgctaAGCACCTTTTATTGACTTATTTATTtacccaccccagcagcaccctgctgagcaccccagctcctctccacCCCCTTAGCAGaacccagcacccagctgagCACCCCAGCTTTtatccctccctcccagcagcacccagcaccctgctgagcaccccagctcctccccacccccttaGCAGaacccagcacccagctgagCACCCCAGCTTTtatccctccctcccagcagcaccctgctgaGCACCCCAGCTTTtatccctccctcccagcagcacccagcaccctgctgagcaccccagctccacccaccccacccaggTGGGGCAGGACCGGGCTATATTAaccaccctgcagcaccagctgctcccAGTACCCCAGGCACCCATCCTGCTcggccccctccctgcccagggatgcAGCCAAGCCCTGGCACCTCCCAGACATTcaagcagaggaaaagcctTGGTAGGTCAGTGGGGACAGAGCGGGGGACAATGGTGCTGGATGGTCCTGagccctctttttttcccttcctgcagccaCCAGGATGCATGAGGTAGCACAGATCCGGATCAAGTACCCCAACAAGATCCCGGTAAGGGCTGTGGCTCATCCTGGCACGGCCACCAAGGCTGGCAAATGAGTTGTAACTCTTGGCTAACAGATTTTTAGGGCTCCATCCTGCTGTCCACAGCCCTGTTTCTCAGGGTCCCCCGGCAGGGtggtcccccagcccctcccccaccctccaGCATCCTCTCCCTGCCACAGGTGGTTGTGGAGCGTTACCAGAAGGAGAAGATGTTGCCTCCCTTGACCAGGACCAAATATTTGGTGGCCCAGGACCTGCCCCTCTCCCAGTTCACCGTCACCCTGCGGTAGGTGCTGAAGGACCCCAAGGACCCCCAGGGttaaggggtgggggtggagacCCCAGAGTGAAAGCCCAGCCTGGATGCAGCTTGGCCAAGTGTTTAGCCTTAGCTTAGCGCAATTAACCTTCGCAATTAGCAAAGGAGCAGTATCCCTCCACCCTGGTGGGATAAAGTGACAATCTGCCCTTTTCCTTGGGGAGCCAGGGTTGTTAATTAGGGGTAGGTAATTAGCAGCCCTGCTGGTTGGTTTAGAACCTTGGTGCTCCTGGTTCTGCTTGAaatccccccatcccccaccaTCAAGGATAGGTATCTCCTGGCCAGATGGAGGTGAGAAcctgggggatggggggggtcGAGAGCATGTGGGGGAGGGGTTGGTCCTCCCAGATGTTTTGGGGCACAtccagctgtgccctggcacCCACCTTTACCCCTGTGGGTGACCGGTCCTGGAGCCAGGATTGTGTCCCTATGGATGGATCCTTCCTGGGGATGCTTCTAGAAGCCCCCTTGAGTGGTCCAAGGGTCTTTCCTGCACCTCCATGGGTACTTCCttccaggatgctgctgggtgctgagcaaTACTTGTTTCCTTCCCGGAAGGACGCGGCTCTGCCTGGCCTCTTCCCAGACCTTCTTCCTGCTGGTGAACGACAAGGGTCTGCCCAACATGGCCATCACCATGCAGGAGCTGTACCGGGACCACAGGGATGAGGATGGCTTCCTCTACCTGACCTACGCTTCCCAGGAAATGTTTGGTGCTTCCTCCAGTGCCGCCTCGCGGGAAGTGTCTGGCGGTGCTTCCTCCCTCACCGCCTCCTCCAATGCCTTGCAGGAAGTGTCCAGCAGCGCTTCCTCCAACACCTCCCCCAGTGCCTTGCAGGAAGTGTCTGGTGGCGCTTCCTCCCTCACTGCCTCCTCCCACGCCACCTCCCAGGAAGCGTCCGGTGATGCTTCCTCCAATGACTCTTCCTCCTAGGCCTCACAGGAAGCGTCTGGTGGcacttcctcctctgccttgcaggAAACTTCCAATGATGCTTCCTCCCACGCCTTGCAGGAAGTGTCTGGCGGCACTTCCTCCAATGCCGCCTCCCACACCTCACAGGAGGAAGCATCTGGTGGCACTTCCTCCAACGCAGTTTCCTCGTGGCTACTCATCCCAGGACTCCAGTGCTGGCGGGATCAGGGATGTCTCTCTCCCAACTTGGTTTAAAATCTGTGGGGGATCCCGGATCGCGGCTGCACCGAACCTCCCCCCTCCCATTGCCGGGCCCGGTAACGCTCTTTGCCGCTCGCTGCATCCCTAATCCTGCGGCTTTAGATCCAGATTATTCTCCCAAGGCGGTAGGAGGTGGTGCTGGTTGCCTCTGAGCCCCAGGAaggttatttttctaaaaaggtTTTACAGCTCGTTATTATTCCTCGGAAAATTTAGGCTCCttctaaacatttttcctaacaGGATTGGGGACGGGGACTTTCACGCTCGGTGCGGGATTTTGGGAGGCTGAGCATCCTCGAGCCGCTGCTACAGCATCCCTGCTCTTGGGGGGTGGGCTACAAAAATACTTGGTTGGTGCCTCTGGCCACCTCAATGCGGCTGGTCCCTCGGGGGTGATGCCACCCTTAACTTGGGGGGCCACTGAAACACACCTGGTCCCTCAGAGGTGATGCACCTTTAACTTGGGGGGCCACCGAAACACACCTGGTCCCTCAGAGGTGATGCCATCCGTAACTTGGGGGGCCACTGAAACACACCTGGTCCCTCGGGGGTGATGCCACCCTTAACTTGGGGGGCCACCGAAACACACCTGGTCCCTCGGGGGTGATGCACCTTTAACTTGGGGGGGCCACCGAAACACACCTGGTCCCTCGGGGGTGATGCCATCCGTAACTTGGGGGGCCACCGAAACACACCTGGTCCCTCAGAGGTGATGCACCTTTAACTTGGGGGGCCACTGAAACACACCTGGTCCCTCAGAGGTGATGCACCTTTAACTTGGGGGGGCCACTGAAACACACCTGGCCCCTCGGGGGTGATGCCATCCGTAACTTGGGGGGCCACCGAAACACACCTGGTCCCTCGGGGGTGATGCACCTTTAACTTGGGGGGGCCACTGAAACACACCTGGCCCCTCGGGGGTGATGCCATCCATAACTTGGGGGGCCACCGAAACACACCTGGTCCCTCAGAGGTGATGCACCTTTAACTTGGGGGGGCCACCGAAACACACCTGGTCCATTGGAGGTTGATGCCACCCTTATCTCTAGGGAGCCACCAAGCTGTCAGCAGCCAAGCTGGGGGGTCCAGGGGGAGCAAGAAGGGCAAGGATTTTGCCCCCACCATTGCAAATCAGCTGGGGAGACCCCCTCCTGCGGAATAACAGTACCCAAtccccctcccctctgcagAATGGGGGGGCTTGACACCCCCCCTCTGCCTCCAACCAGCACCTTGAGGATGGGGGATACGGAGCAAAAACCCATCAGCAGCAATTAGCTGAGCTCAAAttggggtgctgtgctgggacatgggcttcccacccccccatcccacaAAATCCCTCTTCAATATTTGGGGTTCCCCTCGCCCCTTGCCGCACAGTCATGCTGGGTGAAGATTTCCTGCACATTtaatctgaaaatgttaataaatgCTAATAAATAAGCTTGAAAATTAGCTGCTGCAATGGCGGGAGCAGATTCCctgatgtgcttttttttttggggggggggggggggcgagtTGAAGAGAGAttcccccccctgcccagggatgcAGGTTGGGATGTGGGGGCTGTACGTGCCCCCCACGCCGGGTGCAGCCCCCAAAGTGTGGGGCAGCAGGTTTTTGCCGAGGATTTGGGCTGGGAAttattttgggggtggggggtgatgGCTCCATGTGGCGCCCTTGCCGATGATAAGGGGTGAATCCAGGCGATGGGGAGATCATCCCCATCATCCTGGGGTGATCTCGGTGACCCATGTGATTCCTGGGGTGCAGGTAGGGGTATCCCTGCCCGGAGCACTgggagaaactggaaaagctCCCAGTATGGAGCTGCAGCCCTTTGAGCAGAGCAGGATGGGGCTGAGCGTAGAGGATCCACGGATCTCATTTCCCCCTGgaaaagagctggaaaaatatatttacgGCCCCGTtcgctgggtgctgggggggttgTTGCCCCCcgtggggggggggaagtgctgctgcctgccccatcccccctttttccccatccccccccttcttccccatcccttATCCCAACcacagctttttctcctccttcccaggcAGATGTTCAGAGGCAGTGCTTGCTCCCCTGGCACAGACACCTTCCtgcttggtggtggtggtggtgggttttttattttattttattttattttattttattttattttgttttgttttatttcattttatcttattttattgTATCGTCTCTGTGCCAGATGCGTGGTACCTGGAGAAGGATGGGGTGGGTTTTCCCTGCCCACAACAATTAAAGGTTCAATTAATGCTGAAGGCTCCCAGGGCTCTACGATGTGGCACCTTACGGGTTCAGAGCAGGTTCGCCTTCTTAATTAGCTTAATTAATGGCTGAAACCAAGGGTCTGGAGCAGAGGGGTAAAGAAGGCGAGGTGTAGCCTGGCAAAGCCCTGGTCTGGGATGGCAAAGAGCTTCCTGCTCCCCTTTCCTGCCCTTTTCCCGTTTTCCCAGGGAAATACATCTACCTTCCAGGCACCTGGAAGGAAACAGCTTTTGAGGCTTCCCCTCCTTTCCTGGATTTACTCCATGAGGATGAAGCCTATGGGGAAGGCTGCACCGGAGGGCGAAGGGTTTCCCGTCACCCAGCCCAGGTTAGTGGGATGAAGGAACCTTGGGAGCACTGGCCAAGCTCCAGTAAAGCCCTGGGATACACTGGGAGGCAACTGGGCTTGGCCAAGGTGCACGAGGGTCCCTACTGCCTTCCAGAACCAGAGCTGAATCCGTTCCGGAGACTTCCAGAAGATGCTGGATGCCAAAAGCATCCAACAGTCCCACCTTATCCCTTGGATCATAAACTCCTTGCGCTTGATCCGGGTACCAGCACGGTGCCCAACACCAGGATCGTGCCCAACGATTTGCACGATGCACGGGGACACGCCGCGCATCCCGGGCTTCCAGACCGGGAGaatcccctccccacccccaccccccggatGCAGGGATGCTGAAAGCTGATCTCCTTCATTTCTTCTAGGAAACCAGATCAAAAAAGCTGCTGACCAGCATTTTACGGGATTTTGGGGATGCTGATGGATTTTTCGCCGGGTCATTTCTTTTGCTCCACGCCATTTGTAACCACAAGCCACCCGTCCTACTACAAATATAATTACATATTTATTGCCGATATCATTCCAAGTTAATTACACGGCAGCTAATTGGCTCAGCAGGGGGGGGGTTGCCATGGTTGGGTGTGAAGGAGGCAGCGGTAATCCTGAGTGCTTTTCTCCCCTGGTCCTTTGCCGCGCGATGCTGTTACTCCCTAGAGGGACCAAAGGGACCAGCCGAGATGCTGCAGATGCAGAAATTTTTCCGGAGCACTGAGATTCCTTGATCTGCTGGACAGGATTGACATCCTCGCTCCCTCGTTAAGATTCCCTTGGCATCTCCCGTTTTGGCGTGTTTGTTAGCGGGTAAATCTTCTATTGTCGGACGCTTTATGGTGGGAAAAATTGCTGTGCCTTTGTTTCGTAAATTGGACTTTCATCTCAGAAGATGCTGGTGATGGGgccagcgccccccccccccaacacatTAGTCCTGATTAGGCTCATTCCTTTTGTCTCATCCTTGAATAGATGTTTTCCCTGAGAGCCGTAATCATGAAGCCATCTCCAGATTGAGGTGATTAAGCCCTTGATTCCTCTGGCTCCTCTTTATCCCAACCCCAGATGTGGTGGTTTGTCACATGAAGGGTGATGATGACAAGCAACCAGCGTGTAATCCATCCCCGtcttgctcctgctgcagctggaggcttCCCAAAACTTGGATCCTGGGGGATGAAGAAGGTACCTCAAGGGTTTCAACTCTGCTTCCTGGGCTCTGGTCC
Coding sequences within:
- the LOC101924258 gene encoding microtubule-associated proteins 1A/1B light chain 3C-like, whose translation is MHEVAQIRIKYPNKIPGSILLSTALFLRVPRQGGPPAPPPPSSILSLPQVVVERYQKEKMLPPLTRTKYLVAQDLPLSQFTVTLRTRLCLASSQTFFLLVNDKGLPNMAITMQELYRDHRDEDGFLYLTYASQEMFGASSSAASREVSGGASSLTASSNALQEVSSSASSNTSPSALQEVSGGASSLTASSHATSQEASGDASSNDSSS